In a single window of the Corvus moneduloides isolate bCorMon1 unplaced genomic scaffold, bCorMon1.pri scaffold_63_arrow_ctg1, whole genome shotgun sequence genome:
- the LOC116438956 gene encoding feather keratin Cos1-2-like yields MSCYTPCRPCQPSGPTPLASSCNEPSVQKTPDSTVAIQPSPVVVTLPGPILSSFPQNTVVGSSTSAAVGSILSSQGVPISSGGFGLSGLGSGLCGTRCFPC; encoded by the coding sequence ATGTCCTGCTACACCCCGTGccggccctgccagcccagcgGCCCCACCCCGCTGGCCAGCAGCTGCAATGAGCCCTCTGTCCAGAAGACCCCGGACTCCACCGTGGCCATCCAGCCCTCTCCAGTCGTGGTGACGCTGcccgggcccatcctcagctccttcccacagaacaccgtggtgggatcctccacctcggctgctgttggcagcatcctcagctctcaggGAGTGCCCATCAGCTCCGGGGGCTTTGGCCTCTCAGGCTTGGGCAGTGGCCTCTGTGGCACGAGGTGCTTCCCCTGCtaa